One Lucilia cuprina isolate Lc7/37 chromosome 4, ASM2204524v1, whole genome shotgun sequence DNA segment encodes these proteins:
- the LOC111689167 gene encoding V-type proton ATPase subunit F 1 — protein sequence MALHSAVKGKLISVIGDEDTCVGFLLGGVGEINKNRHPNFMVVDKNTAVSEIEDCFKRFLKRDDIDIILINQNYAELIRHVIDAHTSPVPAVLEIPSKDHPYDASKDSILRRARGMFNPEDLVR from the exons ATGGCTTTACACTCTGCAgttaaaggaaaattaatttcTGTTATTGGCGATGAG gATACTTGTGTTGGTTTTTTACTTGGAGGAGTAGGTGAGATCAATAAAAATCGACACCCTAATTTTATGGTTGTAGATAAGA ATACTGCTGTAAGTGAAATTGAAGATTGCTTCAAACGATTCCTTAAGCGAGATGATATtgacattattttaattaatcaaaACTATGCTGAACTTATTCGTCATGTGATTGATGCTCACACCTCCCCAGTTCCTGCAGTGCTGGAAATTCCCTCAAAAGATCATCCATATGACGCCAGTAAGGACTCTATTTTGAGACGTGCTAGG GGCATGTTCAATCCTGAAGATTTAGTTCGCTAA